From the genome of Halorussus caseinilyticus, one region includes:
- a CDS encoding AAA family ATPase has product MTEANPPKRRTDPSPDPLPVDEAASVAERVIENVERVIVGHHDVTEHIVTAILARGHLLLDDVPGVGKTMLARSLARSIDCDFSRVQFTPDLMPTDVTGVNVFDERTREFDFRPGPVFGNVVLADEINRAPPKTQSALLEAMEEAQVTVDGETYELDQPFTVIATQNDVEADRTYELPIAEVDRFAKRLTLGYPSPDDESEVLRRVTGGHPIEGLEPVATAEDVLAARETVADVSAEEPVRAYVTRLANYTRDHADLGVSPRGSIALLRSAQARAVLEGRDYVIPDDVQTEAEGVLAHRVRTGAESGGKSGRELITDALDSVPVE; this is encoded by the coding sequence ATGACGGAAGCCAATCCCCCAAAGCGCCGAACCGACCCGTCACCCGACCCCCTGCCGGTAGACGAAGCGGCGAGCGTCGCCGAGCGGGTGATAGAGAACGTCGAGCGAGTCATCGTGGGCCACCACGACGTGACCGAACACATCGTGACCGCTATCCTCGCGCGGGGCCACCTCCTGTTGGACGACGTGCCCGGCGTCGGCAAGACGATGCTCGCCCGGTCGCTGGCCCGGTCCATCGACTGTGACTTCTCGCGGGTCCAGTTCACGCCCGACCTGATGCCGACCGACGTGACCGGCGTGAACGTCTTCGACGAGCGGACCCGCGAGTTCGACTTCCGGCCCGGTCCCGTCTTCGGCAACGTCGTCCTCGCCGACGAAATCAACCGCGCTCCGCCCAAAACCCAGTCGGCCCTGCTCGAAGCGATGGAGGAGGCCCAAGTCACCGTGGACGGCGAGACCTACGAACTCGACCAGCCCTTCACCGTCATCGCCACGCAGAACGACGTGGAGGCCGACCGGACCTACGAACTCCCAATCGCCGAGGTGGACCGCTTCGCCAAGCGCCTCACCCTCGGCTACCCCTCGCCCGACGACGAGTCGGAAGTCCTCCGGCGAGTCACGGGCGGCCACCCCATCGAGGGACTCGAACCGGTCGCCACGGCCGAAGACGTGCTGGCCGCCCGCGAGACGGTGGCCGACGTGAGCGCCGAGGAACCCGTCCGGGCGTACGTCACCCGACTCGCCAACTACACCCGCGACCACGCCGACCTCGGGGTGAGTCCGCGGGGGTCCATCGCGCTCCTCCGGTCGGCGCAGGCCCGTGCCGTCCTCGAAGGCCGGGACTACGTGATTCCCGACGACGTGCAGACCGAGGCCGAGGGCGTCCTCGCCCACCGGGTCCGGACCGGCGCGGAGTCGGGCGGCAAGTCGGGCCGCGAGTTGATAACCGACGCGCTCGACTCGGTTCCGGTGGAGTGA